The following are encoded in a window of Rosa chinensis cultivar Old Blush chromosome 4, RchiOBHm-V2, whole genome shotgun sequence genomic DNA:
- the LOC112198169 gene encoding cytosolic sulfotransferase 12: protein MALPQPPTALPQYLQESELSQETRDMISTLPREKGWVANHLHQYQGFWHSSRQMQGVLACQKHFQAQDSDILLVTTPKSGTTWLKAILFSLVKRGEHYHPDPQHHPLLTKNPHVLVPFLELNLYLEKPVPDLMTSYAPPRLFSTHLPLVSLPESVKDSACKVVYLCRNPKDTFVSLWHFTNRLRPEGRGTNPLEEALEKFCRGVSLYGPFWDHVLGYWNESLKRPERVFFIKYEEMKERPGFHLRRLAEFLGCPFFPEEEAQGVVDNILRLCSFETLSNLDVNKNGKLSSGEEHSAFFRRGEAGEWRNLLTAKMAEQLDRITEEKLQGSGLKF, encoded by the coding sequence ATGGCACTACCTCAACCTCCTACTGCTCTTCCCCAATACTTGCAAGAAAGTGAACTCAGCCAAGAAACCAGAGACATGATATCCACTCTACCTAGAGAAAAAGGTTGGGTTGCAAATCATCTCCATCAATACCAAGGCTTTTGGCACTCAAGTAGGCAGATGCAAGGAGTCTTGGCGTGCCAGAAACACTTCCAAGCCCAAGATTCTGATATTCTTCTTGTTACTACTCCCAAATCAGGTACCACTTGGCTCAAGGCAATTTTGTTTTCCCTAGTTAAACGAGGAGAGCACTATCATCCAGACCCTCAACACCACCCTTTGCTCACAAAAAACCCTCATGTTCTTGTTCCCTTCTTGGAGCTCAATCTGTACCTTGAGAAACCGGTGCCTGACCTCATGACCTCCTATGCGCCTCCTCGGCTCTTTTCAACTCACTTACCACTTGTGTCTCTACCGGAATCAGTCAAAGACTCTGCTTGCAAGGTTGTCTATTTGTGTAGAAACCCTAAGGACACATTTGTTTCACTCTGGCACTTCACAAACAGATTGAGACCCGAGGGTAGGGGAACCAATCCACTTGAAGAAGCATTGGAAAAGTTCTGCAGGGGAGTGAGTTTGTATGGACCCTTTTGGGATCATGTGTTGGGGTACTGGAATGAGAGCTTGAAAAGGCCTGAAAGGGTATTTTTCATCAAATATGAGGAAATGAAAGAACGACCCGGTTTTCACTTGAGGAGGCTAGCCGAGTTCTTGGGGTGCCCATTTTTCCCAGAAGAAGAGGCACAGGGAGTGGTGgacaacatcttaaggctgtgTAGTTTTGAGACTCTCAGCAATTTGGATGTGAACAAAAATGGGAAGTTATCGTCCGGCGAGGAGCATAGTGCTTTCTTTCGGCGAGGGGAGGCTGGAGAGTGGAGGAATCTTTTGACAGCTAAGATGGCGGAACAGCTAGACCGTATCACTGAAGAGAAGTTGCAAGGTTCTGGATTAAAATTCTAA